The following proteins come from a genomic window of Anguilla rostrata isolate EN2019 chromosome 17, ASM1855537v3, whole genome shotgun sequence:
- the polr3h gene encoding DNA-directed RNA polymerase III subunit RPC8 gives MFVVVEMVDTVRIPPWQFQRQLNEAIAEELNKKLANKVVYNVGLCICLYDITKLEDSYIFPGDGASHTKVHFRYVVFHPFLDEILVGKIKYCSQEGVHVSLGFFDDIIIPPESLQQPAKFDETEQVWVWEYETDEGAHDLYMDQGEEIRFRVMDQVFLDTSPTGPAVTATDTPGTTVAEDSGQKEAPYTLIGSISEPGLGLLSWWNS, from the exons ATGTTCGTTGTAGTGGAGATGGTGGACACGGTGAGGATTCCTCCGTGGCAGTTTCAGCGACAACTCAACGAGGCCATTGCTgaagaattaaacaaaaagtTGGCTAACAAG GTAGTCTACAACGTAGgtctgtgcatctgtctgtatgacatcaccaaactaGAGGACTCGTATATATTCCCAGGTGATGGCGCCTCACACACTAAAG TGCACTTCAGGTATGTGGTGTTCCATCCTTTCCTGGACGAGATCCTGGTGGGGAAGATTAAGTACTGCAGCCAGGAGGGGGTGCACG TCAGTCTGGGATTCTtcgatgacatcatcattccGCCAGAGTCTCTGCAGCAGCCAGCAAAATT CGATGAGACGGAACAGGTGTGGGTTTGGGAGTATGAGACAGACGAGGGGGCCCACGACCTCTACATGGATCAGGGCGAGGAGATCCGCTTCCGCGTCATGGACCAAGTCTTTCTGGACACCTCCCCGACTGGTCCTGCTGTCACGGCAACCGACACCCCAGGAACAACCGTGGCCGAGGATAGTGGTCAGAAAGAGGCTCCGTACACGCTGATA gggTCCATTAGTGAGCCAGGCTTGGGACTCTTGTCCTGGTGGAACAGCTAG